The following are encoded together in the Acidovorax sp. KKS102 genome:
- a CDS encoding C13 family peptidase, translated as MKDLNASSSTWADTLPSQWGPELAHTEIEVPLGRSPQDPPPSLVGRAALAPERLSLWGWMREGLRAALFLAPRTGAAAPTPWQLLVLSLISAALLVGAARWQVVGPAQFSLRGWLAPMWSGLVLLWLAWWAMAPAQRAPALAGEPGSLGLSGGLAAWYVLSAWAPLGPLLVLYVLMGMAVHQPEWWSGAVASIVFWVAYGVLTVWVLAALVVVSARFIRSRVRTAVFGLAMAAVVGVGMWQFQDQPWEEDAQALADASAQSADGAPPPEPAHLTLSQGLFEDQQLLWQQQVEALAPERPGVTDVYGLLFAPYADENVFRRESSMVSALLQERFDAQGRVLHLLNHADTAQTHPWATPENLQRAIAALAARMDREHDVLVIYMTSHGARNHELAASHWPLEVPPVTPEMLRAALDEAGIRNRVIAVSACFSGGWIEPLATDSTLIMTAADATHTSYGCGRLSELTFFGRAVFHEQLRQTHSFTEAFAKAVPLIQQREVEAGKADGFSNPQIRVGPQITPVLQALEQRLQALATNATNEIPAVAADTAEPALATAAATPSAAGPTARP; from the coding sequence ATGAAAGACCTGAACGCCAGCAGCAGCACCTGGGCCGACACGTTACCCAGCCAATGGGGCCCCGAGTTGGCCCACACGGAAATTGAAGTTCCTTTGGGCCGATCGCCGCAAGACCCGCCGCCATCGCTGGTAGGCAGGGCGGCTCTTGCGCCGGAACGCCTTTCGCTGTGGGGCTGGATGCGCGAGGGATTGCGCGCGGCCTTGTTCCTTGCGCCGCGCACGGGGGCCGCAGCGCCTACGCCCTGGCAATTGCTGGTGCTGTCGCTGATCAGCGCGGCGCTGCTGGTGGGGGCCGCACGGTGGCAGGTGGTGGGCCCTGCGCAGTTCAGCCTGCGGGGTTGGCTTGCACCCATGTGGAGCGGCCTGGTGCTGCTGTGGCTGGCATGGTGGGCCATGGCGCCCGCACAGCGAGCGCCGGCCCTGGCGGGCGAGCCTGGATCCCTTGGCCTTTCCGGCGGATTGGCGGCCTGGTATGTGCTCTCGGCATGGGCCCCTCTGGGCCCCTTGCTGGTGCTGTATGTGTTGATGGGGATGGCGGTTCACCAGCCGGAGTGGTGGAGCGGCGCGGTGGCCAGCATCGTTTTCTGGGTCGCCTATGGTGTGCTCACTGTGTGGGTGCTGGCCGCCCTGGTGGTTGTGAGCGCACGCTTCATCCGCTCCCGTGTGCGAACCGCGGTGTTTGGGCTGGCGATGGCCGCAGTGGTGGGCGTGGGCATGTGGCAGTTTCAGGACCAGCCCTGGGAGGAGGACGCCCAGGCGCTGGCGGATGCCTCTGCGCAGTCTGCCGACGGTGCTCCGCCTCCGGAACCTGCACACCTGACGCTGTCACAGGGCCTGTTTGAAGACCAGCAGCTGCTGTGGCAACAGCAGGTGGAGGCCTTGGCGCCAGAGCGCCCTGGGGTGACGGATGTGTACGGGCTGCTGTTTGCCCCCTATGCAGATGAAAACGTGTTCCGCCGCGAAAGCAGCATGGTCAGCGCGCTGCTGCAGGAGCGGTTTGACGCCCAGGGGCGGGTGCTGCACCTGCTCAACCATGCGGACACTGCGCAGACCCACCCGTGGGCAACGCCCGAGAACCTGCAGCGCGCCATTGCGGCCCTGGCCGCACGCATGGACCGTGAGCACGATGTGCTGGTGATCTACATGACCTCGCACGGCGCGCGCAACCATGAGCTGGCGGCGTCGCATTGGCCGCTGGAGGTGCCGCCGGTGACACCCGAGATGCTGCGTGCAGCGCTCGATGAGGCGGGCATCCGCAACCGGGTGATCGCGGTGTCCGCATGCTTCTCCGGAGGCTGGATCGAACCGCTGGCCACGGACAGCACCCTGATCATGACGGCGGCCGATGCCACCCACACCTCGTATGGCTGCGGCAGGTTGTCGGAGCTTACCTTTTTTGGCCGCGCGGTGTTCCATGAGCAACTGCGCCAGACCCATTCCTTTACCGAGGCATTTGCCAAAGCGGTCCCGCTGATCCAGCAGCGCGAGGTCGAGGCCGGAAAGGCCGATGGCTTCTCGAACCCGCAGATCCGCGTGGGCCCCCAGATCACCCCGGTGTTGCAGGCCCTGGAGCAACGGCTGCAGGCGCTGGCGACCAACGCCACCAACGAAATCCCCGCCGTGGCAGCGGACACGGCAGAACCGGCGCTGGCCACGGCTGCGGCGACCCCGTCCGCTGCCGGCCCCACCGCGCGGCCCTGA
- a CDS encoding formate dehydrogenase subunit gamma: MKYIVWSMALAASLACGLAGAQAQPAAPDAAAAAPSAPAAGTAPAAVGGVQSQNIFQVKPDASADPKYAEQSNGERMKVQPGNNAPMWRQVGQGVTGYSSLPVTQAPEAGNLIQRFVQYPGSRVTNAGEAWRQVRNNWIIPYGGSLLLIVAGAIALFYWRKGMIMLHGAETGRKIERFTPFERSAHWANAIAFVALALSGLVMAFGKFFLLPVMGSTLFGWLTYALKNVHNFAGPLFAVSLIIVFFTFVKDNLPTKEDITWIVKGGGLLSGHEVPSHRFNAGEKVVFWAGVLGLGFIVVASGLVLDKLIPGLIYERGTMQIAHMVHAVATVVMMVMFMGHIYMGTVGMQGAYKAMRTGYVDETWAKEHHELWYDDIQAGKIPKQRSATAPAGEAAAGKPVQA, from the coding sequence ATGAAATACATCGTGTGGTCCATGGCCCTGGCGGCAAGTCTGGCCTGTGGGCTGGCTGGCGCACAGGCGCAGCCAGCTGCGCCGGACGCAGCGGCAGCGGCCCCCTCGGCGCCTGCTGCCGGCACCGCGCCCGCTGCCGTGGGCGGCGTGCAAAGCCAGAACATCTTTCAGGTCAAACCCGACGCCAGCGCTGATCCCAAATACGCGGAACAGAGCAACGGCGAACGCATGAAGGTGCAGCCCGGTAACAACGCACCCATGTGGCGCCAGGTCGGGCAGGGCGTGACGGGCTACAGCAGCCTGCCGGTGACCCAGGCGCCCGAGGCGGGCAACCTGATTCAGCGCTTTGTGCAGTACCCCGGCTCGCGGGTGACCAACGCGGGCGAAGCCTGGCGGCAGGTGCGCAACAACTGGATCATTCCGTACGGTGGGTCGTTGCTGCTGATCGTGGCGGGTGCGATTGCGCTGTTTTACTGGCGCAAGGGCATGATCATGTTGCACGGCGCCGAGACGGGCCGCAAGATCGAGCGCTTCACGCCCTTCGAGCGGTCGGCACACTGGGCGAATGCCATTGCTTTCGTGGCCCTGGCGTTGTCCGGCCTGGTGATGGCGTTTGGCAAGTTCTTCCTGCTGCCGGTGATGGGCAGCACGCTGTTTGGCTGGCTGACCTACGCGCTCAAGAACGTGCACAACTTTGCGGGTCCCTTGTTCGCGGTCTCTCTGATCATCGTGTTCTTCACGTTTGTGAAAGACAACCTGCCCACCAAGGAAGACATCACCTGGATCGTGAAAGGCGGTGGTCTGCTGTCGGGTCACGAGGTTCCTTCGCATCGCTTCAACGCGGGCGAAAAGGTGGTCTTCTGGGCTGGCGTGCTGGGGCTGGGCTTCATCGTGGTCGCCTCGGGGTTGGTGCTCGACAAGCTGATCCCCGGCCTGATCTATGAGCGCGGCACCATGCAGATCGCACACATGGTGCATGCCGTGGCGACGGTGGTGATGATGGTGATGTTCATGGGCCACATCTACATGGGCACCGTGGGCATGCAGGGCGCCTACAAGGCCATGCGCACGGGCTACGTTGATGAGACCTGGGCCAAGGAGCACCACGAGCTGTGGTACGACGACATCCAGGCTGGCAAGATCCCCAAACAGCGCAGCGCGACCGCCCCCGCCGGGGAAGCCGCTGCAGGCAAGCCCGTTCAGGCATGA
- the fdh3B gene encoding formate dehydrogenase FDH3 subunit beta, whose protein sequence is MARMKFICDAERCIECNGCVTACKNEHEVPWGVNRRRVVTLNDGVPGEKSISVACMHCSDAPCMAVCPVNCFYRTEEGVVLHDKDVCIGCGYCSYACPFGAPQFPASGTFGVRGKMDKCTFCAGGPETHGSQAEFEKYGRNRLAEGKLPACAEMCSTKALLAGDGDVVADIFRNRVVQRGKGAEVWGWGTAYGSQQAGQPAGGKS, encoded by the coding sequence ATGGCACGAATGAAATTCATCTGCGACGCAGAGCGCTGCATCGAGTGCAACGGCTGCGTGACCGCCTGCAAGAACGAACACGAAGTACCTTGGGGCGTGAACCGCCGTCGCGTGGTCACCCTGAACGACGGTGTGCCGGGCGAGAAGTCCATCTCGGTGGCCTGCATGCATTGCAGCGATGCACCCTGCATGGCCGTTTGTCCCGTCAATTGCTTCTACCGCACCGAAGAGGGCGTGGTGCTGCACGACAAGGACGTGTGTATCGGCTGCGGCTACTGCAGCTATGCCTGCCCCTTCGGCGCACCGCAGTTCCCCGCGTCCGGCACTTTTGGTGTGCGCGGCAAGATGGATAAGTGCACCTTCTGCGCCGGTGGTCCTGAGACCCACGGCAGCCAGGCCGAGTTTGAAAAGTACGGCCGCAACCGGCTGGCCGAGGGCAAACTGCCCGCCTGCGCTGAAATGTGTTCGACCAAGGCCCTGCTGGCCGGTGATGGCGATGTGGTGGCGGACATCTTCCGCAACCGCGTGGTGCAGCGCGGCAAGGGTGCCGAGGTGTGGGGCTGGGGTACGGCCTATGGCTCACAACAGGCAGGCCAGCCTGCAGGAGGCAAGTCATGA
- a CDS encoding formate dehydrogenase accessory sulfurtransferase FdhD — translation MPSLPRLTRAHAPLTHAVEIVNELGEREQVQIPAERPLTIYVDKRELVTLMTLGAQPELLVLGYLRNQRLVESVFDIESITVDWEVHAAAVRTRHGIARIEERTASKVVTTGCGQGSVFGGLMDEVDRIQLPDARLTQGQLYGIVNAIRLKETTYKSSGSVHGCALFQGEELLTFVEDVGRHNAIDTIAGWMWMNPEKPASGSPAEGSAPVPMSGADKVFYTTGRLTSEMVIKSAQMGVPIVVSRSGMTQMGHAVAQQLGLCAIGRATNRRFVCYSGAHRLVLQPELAQAPVVPPAQSAGPR, via the coding sequence ATGCCCTCGCTGCCGCGCTTGACGCGGGCCCATGCCCCGCTGACCCACGCCGTGGAGATCGTGAATGAGCTGGGCGAGCGCGAGCAGGTGCAGATCCCTGCCGAGCGTCCATTGACGATTTATGTGGACAAGCGCGAGCTCGTCACGCTGATGACATTGGGAGCGCAACCGGAGTTGCTGGTGCTGGGCTACTTGCGCAACCAGCGGCTCGTCGAGTCGGTGTTCGACATTGAATCCATCACGGTCGATTGGGAGGTGCATGCGGCTGCCGTGCGCACGCGCCACGGTATTGCGCGCATTGAAGAGCGCACGGCCAGCAAGGTCGTCACCACGGGCTGCGGGCAAGGCAGCGTGTTTGGCGGGCTGATGGACGAAGTGGACCGCATTCAGTTGCCCGACGCCCGCCTGACCCAGGGCCAGCTTTACGGCATCGTCAATGCGATTCGCCTCAAGGAGACCACCTACAAGTCGTCCGGCTCGGTCCACGGCTGCGCGTTGTTCCAGGGCGAAGAGTTGCTCACCTTTGTGGAGGATGTCGGACGCCACAACGCCATCGACACCATCGCCGGCTGGATGTGGATGAACCCTGAAAAGCCTGCGTCAGGCAGCCCCGCTGAAGGCTCTGCGCCCGTTCCCATGTCGGGGGCGGACAAGGTGTTTTACACCACGGGCCGCCTCACCAGCGAGATGGTCATTAAGTCCGCGCAGATGGGGGTGCCCATCGTGGTATCCCGCAGCGGCATGACACAGATGGGCCACGCCGTGGCCCAGCAGTTGGGCCTGTGCGCCATTGGGCGCGCCACGAATCGCCGCTTTGTCTGCTACAGCGGTGCGCACCGCCTGGTTCTGCAGCCGGAGCTGGCGCAGGCACCCGTTGTGCCACCCGCGCAGAGTGCTGGCCCACGCTGA
- a CDS encoding 4Fe-4S binding protein, giving the protein MPLNAKALGEALHEDLTLHSTLCRRDAGAFQKAIQSGQDVVVACTQEQRLFGDLGQQTEGAVSPIRFVNIRETGGWSRDAAKASPKIAALLAAARLPDPPPVPTVTYKSTGRLLIIGPLDQAEQAAALVSDVLDVTLFTQGPGNAGGAQARRYPVLGGRITGLTGWLGAFELQWSADNPIDLDLCTRCNACVAACPENAIGLDYQIDMAACQSHRACVKVCQVAGAIDFTRDATAQTERFDLVLDLRAPTATPTFLQHALPQGYLRWDGRDLGTLLKLRELVGEFEKPKFFAYKQKLCAHSRNETVGCNACVDICSAEAIASDKSRQQIKVNPNLCVGCGACTTVCPTGALTYAYPSATDQGTKLKTLLSTYAAAGGKDAVVLLHSQERGQSLVEELGRAAQLKLAQGVPANVIPVALWHTASTGVDLWLSAIAYGASQVVVLSTDEEAPQYLDGLQAQMDVAQAILRGLGYTGTHVQLLRANHPTALDAALQALGQTRQKTPAVVARFAVAQEKRSTLEMALDHLTEQAPMPVAERPAAIALPAVGSPLGTIEVNKDRCTLCLSCVSACPASALQDNPQLPQLRFIEKNCVQCGLCATTCPEDAITLQPRLLLTPERAQLRVLNEAKPWACVRCGKPFGTVKAIEAMLGKLSGHPMFQGEALERLKMCSDCRVIDLYSAQNETKVTDL; this is encoded by the coding sequence ATGCCCCTCAACGCCAAGGCGTTGGGCGAGGCACTGCATGAAGACCTGACCCTTCACTCTACCCTGTGCCGGCGTGACGCAGGGGCGTTCCAAAAGGCCATCCAGTCCGGGCAGGACGTGGTGGTGGCCTGCACCCAGGAGCAGCGCCTGTTTGGCGACCTGGGCCAGCAGACCGAAGGGGCGGTGTCGCCCATCCGGTTTGTGAACATCCGCGAAACCGGGGGCTGGAGCCGCGATGCCGCCAAGGCCAGCCCCAAGATCGCCGCCCTGCTGGCCGCAGCGCGTTTGCCCGACCCGCCACCCGTGCCTACGGTCACCTACAAGAGCACGGGCCGCTTGCTCATCATCGGCCCGCTGGACCAGGCCGAGCAGGCCGCTGCCCTGGTGTCGGATGTGCTGGATGTCACGCTGTTCACCCAGGGCCCCGGCAACGCCGGTGGCGCGCAGGCGCGGCGCTACCCGGTGCTGGGTGGGCGCATCACAGGGCTCACAGGCTGGCTGGGTGCGTTTGAGCTGCAGTGGTCTGCCGACAACCCCATCGACCTGGACCTGTGCACGCGCTGCAATGCCTGCGTGGCGGCTTGTCCTGAAAATGCCATCGGTCTTGACTACCAGATCGACATGGCCGCCTGCCAGTCTCACCGCGCCTGCGTGAAGGTGTGTCAGGTCGCTGGGGCTATCGACTTCACTCGCGATGCCACGGCGCAGACCGAGCGTTTTGACCTGGTGCTGGACCTGCGTGCGCCCACCGCCACGCCCACCTTTTTGCAGCATGCGCTGCCGCAGGGTTACCTGCGCTGGGACGGGCGGGACCTGGGCACGCTGCTCAAGCTGCGCGAGCTGGTGGGTGAGTTCGAGAAGCCCAAGTTTTTTGCCTACAAACAAAAGCTATGCGCCCACAGCCGCAACGAAACCGTGGGCTGCAATGCGTGCGTGGACATCTGCTCGGCCGAGGCCATCGCCAGCGACAAGAGCCGCCAGCAAATCAAGGTGAACCCCAACCTGTGTGTGGGCTGCGGCGCCTGCACCACCGTGTGCCCCACGGGCGCGCTGACCTATGCCTACCCCAGCGCAACGGATCAGGGCACCAAGCTCAAGACGCTGCTGTCCACCTACGCGGCTGCCGGTGGCAAGGATGCGGTGGTGCTGCTTCACAGCCAGGAGCGCGGCCAGTCGCTGGTCGAAGAACTGGGCCGTGCTGCCCAGCTCAAGTTGGCACAGGGCGTGCCTGCCAATGTGATCCCGGTGGCACTGTGGCACACGGCCAGCACGGGGGTAGACCTTTGGCTGAGTGCCATCGCCTACGGCGCCTCGCAAGTGGTGGTGCTGAGCACCGACGAAGAAGCCCCGCAGTACCTCGATGGTCTGCAGGCGCAAATGGATGTGGCGCAGGCCATCCTGCGCGGCCTGGGCTACACCGGCACCCATGTGCAGTTGCTGCGCGCCAACCACCCTACCGCGCTGGACGCAGCACTGCAGGCCCTGGGCCAGACGCGCCAGAAGACCCCGGCCGTGGTGGCCCGCTTTGCGGTGGCCCAGGAGAAGCGCAGCACGCTGGAGATGGCGCTCGACCACCTGACGGAGCAAGCCCCCATGCCCGTGGCCGAGCGGCCTGCCGCTATTGCGCTGCCCGCGGTGGGCTCCCCTCTGGGCACCATCGAGGTCAACAAGGACCGCTGCACCCTGTGCCTGAGCTGCGTGAGCGCCTGCCCGGCCAGTGCGCTGCAGGACAACCCGCAACTGCCGCAATTGCGCTTCATCGAAAAGAACTGCGTGCAGTGTGGCCTGTGCGCCACCACCTGCCCGGAAGACGCCATTACCCTGCAACCGCGTCTGCTGCTCACGCCCGAGCGCGCGCAACTGCGGGTGCTCAATGAAGCCAAGCCCTGGGCCTGTGTGCGTTGCGGCAAACCCTTTGGCACGGTGAAGGCCATCGAGGCCATGCTCGGCAAGCTCTCGGGCCACCCCATGTTCCAGGGCGAGGCGCTGGAACGCCTGAAGATGTGCAGCGACTGCCGTGTGATCGACCTGTATTCCGCACAAAACGAGACGAAAGTGACCGACCTGTGA
- a CDS encoding molecular chaperone gives MSAPSTLTPLGGSSALDEETARAELYGLLSQLYYAAPSPELLSALRVAVTEAPANGGFLQEPWQQLVAASRALSDAEIAQEFDRLFGGVGKPEVFLYGSHYLSGFLNEKPLARLRTDLQQLGLARDDTMPETEDHVAYLLEVMRYLIAGDDVAVCNLTSQREFFSTHLQPWVLQLCDALAAQPQARFYAAVAHFTRAFVSVETQGFDMLD, from the coding sequence GTGAGCGCCCCATCCACCTTGACCCCCTTGGGCGGCAGCTCTGCGCTCGATGAGGAAACTGCCCGCGCCGAGCTGTACGGTTTGTTATCGCAGCTGTATTACGCGGCGCCCAGCCCGGAGCTGTTGTCCGCCTTGCGCGTGGCCGTGACCGAGGCGCCCGCCAACGGGGGCTTTTTGCAGGAGCCCTGGCAGCAACTCGTCGCAGCGTCGCGTGCGCTCAGCGACGCTGAGATTGCGCAGGAGTTTGATCGGCTGTTTGGCGGCGTGGGCAAGCCTGAAGTGTTTCTGTACGGCTCGCACTACCTCAGCGGGTTTCTCAATGAAAAGCCGCTAGCGCGCCTGCGCACCGATCTGCAGCAACTGGGCCTAGCGCGGGACGACACCATGCCCGAGACCGAGGACCATGTGGCCTACCTGCTGGAGGTGATGCGCTACTTGATCGCGGGAGACGATGTAGCTGTCTGCAACCTGACATCCCAGCGTGAATTTTTTTCAACGCATCTGCAGCCCTGGGTTTTGCAACTCTGCGATGCCTTGGCTGCACAGCCCCAAGCACGGTTTTATGCGGCTGTGGCGCACTTCACGCGGGCCTTTGTGTCGGTGGAGACCCAGGGCTTCGACATGTTGGATTGA
- a CDS encoding RNA-binding protein, giving the protein MSSKIYVGNLPYSVTDATLESNFAEFGGVSSAKVMMDRETGRSKGFGFVEMANAEVAQAAIRALHGMSVDGRSIVVNLARPRETTGGAGGYSASGYNTNKRSDVGYGNGGFGGGRY; this is encoded by the coding sequence ATGAGCAGCAAAATCTACGTGGGCAACCTGCCCTACTCCGTGACCGACGCCACCCTCGAAAGCAACTTCGCCGAGTTCGGCGGCGTGTCTTCCGCCAAGGTCATGATGGACCGCGAAACCGGCCGCTCCAAAGGCTTTGGATTCGTGGAAATGGCCAATGCTGAAGTGGCCCAGGCGGCCATCCGCGCACTGCACGGCATGTCCGTGGATGGACGCTCGATCGTGGTCAACCTCGCCCGCCCCCGTGAAACCACCGGCGGCGCCGGTGGCTATAGCGCCTCGGGTTACAACACCAACAAGCGCTCGGACGTTGGCTATGGCAACGGCGGCTTTGGCGGCGGTCGCTACTAA
- a CDS encoding formate dehydrogenase subunit alpha, producing the protein MLLTKKSSHSVQGNSSASPFVHSLRRGLSQALPTMDRRSFLRRSGLGVGVGIAASQLTLVKKSNAAEGAKVGIGDSKIEVRRTVCTHCSVGCAVDAVVENGVWVRQEAVFDSPINLGAHCAKGAALREHGHGEYRLRYPMKLVNGKYERISWDTALNEITAKMQELRKASGPDSVYFVGSSKHNNEQAYLLRKFVSFWGTNNCDHQARICHSTTVAGVANTWGYGAMTNSYNDMQNSKVALYIGSNAAEAHPVSMLHMLHAKETGCKMIVVDPRFTRTAAKADEYVRIRSGTDIPFLFGLLYHIFKNGWEDKKYINDRVYGMDKVRDEVLAKWTPDKVEEACGVKEDQMFKVAKMLHDNNPGTIVWCMGQTQHTIGNAMVRASCILQLALGNVGKSGGGTNIFRGHDNVQGATDVGPNPDSLPGYYGLAEGSWKHFANVWGVDFEWIKKQYASPAMMTKNGITVSRWIDGVLENNELIDQDSNLRGVFFWGHAPNSQTRGLEMKRAMDKLDLLVVVDPYPSATAAMAAMPGKAEDLNPNRAVYLLPAATQFETSGSCTASNRSIQWREKVIEPLWESRSDHMIMYQFAQKLGFADELCKNYKMQKVKGMDEPVPEDILREINKSVWTIGYTGQSPERLKAHMKNMHLFDVKTLKAKGGKDKETGYDFGGDYFGLPWPCYGTPELKHPGSPNLYDTSKHVMDGGGNFRANFGVEKDGVNLLAEDGSHSLGCEITTGYPEFDHVLLKKLGWWDDLSDAEKAKAEGKNWKTDPTGAIIRVALKHGCHPFGNAKARAVVWNFPDAIPQHREPLYGTRPDLMAKYPTHDDKKAFWRLPTLYKTVQEKNIADKVSEKFPLIMSSGRLVEYEGGGEETRSNPWLAELQQESFVEINPKTAADRGIRNGERVWLSSPTGARINVQALVTERVAPDTVWMPFHFSGRWQGADMLAYYPKGAAPVVRGEAVNTATTYGYDSVTMMQETKTTICNVERA; encoded by the coding sequence ATGTTGCTAACCAAGAAGTCTTCCCATTCCGTGCAGGGCAACAGCTCTGCATCTCCTTTTGTGCACAGCCTGCGCCGTGGCCTGTCGCAGGCCCTGCCCACCATGGACCGCCGCTCGTTCCTGCGTCGCTCCGGTCTGGGGGTGGGCGTGGGCATCGCCGCGTCCCAGCTCACGCTGGTCAAGAAATCCAACGCCGCCGAAGGTGCCAAGGTTGGCATCGGCGACAGCAAGATCGAAGTACGTCGCACCGTGTGCACCCACTGCTCGGTGGGTTGCGCCGTGGATGCGGTGGTTGAGAACGGTGTGTGGGTGCGCCAGGAGGCGGTGTTCGACTCGCCCATCAACCTGGGCGCCCACTGCGCCAAGGGCGCGGCCTTGCGTGAGCACGGCCACGGCGAGTACCGCCTGCGTTACCCCATGAAGCTCGTCAACGGCAAGTACGAGCGCATCAGCTGGGACACGGCACTGAACGAGATCACCGCCAAGATGCAGGAGCTGCGCAAGGCCAGCGGCCCTGACAGCGTGTACTTCGTGGGTTCGTCCAAGCACAACAACGAACAGGCCTACCTGCTGCGCAAGTTCGTGAGCTTCTGGGGCACCAACAACTGCGACCACCAGGCGCGCATTTGCCACTCGACCACGGTGGCTGGTGTGGCGAACACCTGGGGCTATGGCGCCATGACCAATTCGTACAACGACATGCAGAACAGCAAGGTCGCTCTGTACATCGGCTCCAATGCGGCCGAGGCCCATCCGGTGTCCATGCTGCACATGCTGCACGCCAAGGAAACCGGCTGCAAGATGATCGTGGTGGACCCCCGCTTCACCCGCACAGCGGCCAAGGCCGACGAGTACGTGCGCATCCGCTCGGGCACCGACATTCCCTTCCTGTTCGGTCTGCTGTACCACATCTTCAAGAACGGTTGGGAAGACAAGAAGTACATCAACGACCGTGTCTATGGCATGGACAAGGTGCGCGACGAAGTGCTGGCCAAGTGGACCCCGGACAAGGTGGAAGAAGCCTGTGGCGTCAAGGAAGACCAGATGTTCAAGGTCGCCAAGATGCTGCACGACAACAACCCCGGCACCATCGTCTGGTGTATGGGGCAGACCCAGCACACCATCGGCAACGCCATGGTGCGTGCGTCGTGCATCCTGCAACTGGCCCTGGGCAACGTCGGCAAGAGCGGCGGCGGCACCAACATCTTCCGTGGCCACGACAACGTGCAGGGCGCGACCGACGTCGGCCCTAACCCCGATTCGCTGCCTGGCTACTACGGCCTGGCCGAGGGTTCGTGGAAGCACTTCGCCAATGTGTGGGGTGTGGACTTCGAGTGGATCAAGAAGCAGTACGCATCGCCCGCGATGATGACCAAGAACGGCATCACCGTGTCGCGCTGGATCGACGGCGTGCTGGAGAACAACGAGCTGATCGATCAGGACTCCAACCTGCGCGGCGTGTTCTTCTGGGGCCATGCGCCCAACTCGCAAACCCGTGGCCTCGAAATGAAGCGCGCCATGGACAAGCTGGACCTGCTGGTGGTGGTGGACCCCTATCCATCGGCCACCGCCGCCATGGCCGCCATGCCCGGCAAGGCCGAGGACCTGAACCCCAACCGCGCGGTGTACCTGCTGCCAGCGGCCACGCAGTTCGAGACCAGCGGATCGTGCACCGCCTCTAACCGTTCCATCCAGTGGCGCGAGAAGGTGATCGAGCCGCTGTGGGAGAGCCGCTCCGACCACATGATCATGTACCAGTTCGCGCAAAAGCTCGGCTTTGCCGATGAGCTGTGCAAGAACTACAAGATGCAGAAGGTTAAGGGCATGGACGAGCCCGTGCCCGAGGACATCCTGCGCGAAATCAACAAGTCGGTCTGGACCATTGGCTACACCGGCCAAAGCCCTGAGCGCCTGAAGGCCCACATGAAGAACATGCACTTGTTCGACGTGAAGACCCTCAAGGCCAAGGGCGGCAAGGACAAGGAAACCGGCTACGACTTTGGCGGCGACTACTTTGGCCTGCCTTGGCCCTGCTACGGCACGCCCGAGCTCAAGCACCCTGGCTCGCCCAACCTGTACGACACCTCCAAGCACGTGATGGATGGTGGTGGCAACTTCCGCGCGAACTTCGGGGTAGAAAAAGACGGCGTCAACCTGCTGGCCGAAGACGGCTCGCATTCGCTGGGCTGCGAGATCACCACGGGCTACCCCGAGTTCGACCACGTGCTGCTGAAAAAGCTGGGCTGGTGGGACGACCTGAGCGATGCCGAGAAGGCCAAGGCCGAAGGCAAGAACTGGAAGACCGACCCCACGGGCGCGATCATCCGTGTGGCCCTGAAGCATGGTTGCCATCCTTTTGGCAACGCCAAAGCGCGCGCTGTGGTGTGGAACTTCCCTGATGCCATTCCGCAGCACCGCGAGCCCCTGTATGGAACGCGGCCGGACCTCATGGCCAAGTACCCCACCCACGACGACAAGAAGGCCTTCTGGCGCCTGCCCACGCTCTACAAGACCGTGCAGGAAAAGAACATTGCCGACAAGGTGAGCGAGAAGTTCCCGCTCATCATGAGCTCGGGCCGTCTGGTCGAGTACGAAGGCGGTGGCGAGGAAACCCGCTCCAACCCCTGGCTGGCAGAGTTGCAGCAGGAATCGTTTGTCGAGATCAACCCCAAGACCGCTGCGGACCGGGGCATTCGCAACGGCGAGCGCGTGTGGCTCAGTTCGCCCACGGGCGCCCGCATCAACGTGCAGGCGCTGGTCACCGAGCGTGTGGCACCCGACACGGTGTGGATGCCTTTCCACTTCTCGGGCCGCTGGCAAGGGGCGGACATGCTGGCGTATTACCCCAAGGGCGCAGCGCCCGTGGTGCGCGGTGAAGCCGTGAACACGGCCACCACCTATGGCTACGACAGCGTGACCATGATGCAAGAAACCAAGACCACGATCTGCAACGTGGAACGCGCCTGA